Within the Flavobacterium sp. N502536 genome, the region TTTGATATTCCAGAAATAAAACAATTAGATATAAAATACTAAAAGCAATATAGGTTTTAAAAATAAAGGTATTTCTCATAATCGTTTTATGAATTAACAGGTTGGTTTTGGTAGTTTTTAAAATCGATATTTACAAAGTAAATGGTGGCTAAAAAGGATAAGGTTAAATAAGTAAGAATGATATAATTGAAATAAGGAAATACATTGTTTAAACCAAACCAGTCTCCGTAATAGCTTATAATTGCAATCACAATGCCAAAGCGCAACGCTTCCCAGAAAACCGCATATTTGCTTTTGTCCATTAGTTCGCTGTAACTGTAAATCGTAATCAGGATAAAAAAGCCGTAAATAAAGATGTTTGGCAATCCAATTTTGGCAATATTATCAAACAAATAAGTCACAAACAGCAAAGTGACTAACATTTGAGTTACCGACCAATAAATTAGTTTTTTAGAATTTTGAGTCCCATATTTATTAAAAGCAAAAACATTTTCGATTTTGGTTACCGGATATTTTTCTTCAAAATTCTCGGGCCTCCAGCCGGTTGGTTTAAACCAGATGGTGAGCCTGTCTTTCCAGTTTTCAGCACGCCAGGCATCTTTAATCAGCAAGGTCAAATGCTGGAAATTAATGCGGATAGGATTCCAGGTTTGTGCCGGTCTTGTAATACCAAAAACAGGTGGAACATCGTCTAACTCTGCCTGAAAAGTACCAAAAAGCTTGTCCCAGAAAATAAAAATCTGAGAATGGTTTTTGTCTAAATATTCGGGATTTATAGCATGATGTACACGGTGATGTGAAGGGGTAACCAAAATGTATTCGAGAAATCCCATTTTATTGATGTGTTTGGTATGGTACCAGAATTGCAAAAATAAATGCAGCGGCAGGGTAATAGCAATTACGGAAGCCGGAACTCCTAATAAGGCTGCCGGAATCAGTAAAAAAGTAAAGAGATTAACAAGACTTGCAATAGGCTGACGCAATGCGCAGGCAAGATTAAACTCTTCGCTGCTGTGGTGAATGGCGTGTTTGTTCCAGAAAAGATTAATCTGATGGGCCCATCTATGACTCCAGTAACCATAAAAGTCGATTACAAAAAAGGCAATAAAATAGGAGAGAACGTTGGCTTCTAAATGGTAAAGCGCAATTTTAGAAACCATCCATTCATAAGAAATAAAAGTCAGGCTCAGTCCCAAAACATCTTTTACCGAATTGGTAATTCCGGAGCTAATGCTCGATACACTGTCAATCAAAGGAGCAGTGTCGTTCTTTTTGTAAATGCCGTATAATTTTTCGATTATAATTAATACTAAAAAAACCGGCGTCGCAATAATCAATATCTTTCCGTATTCTTCCATAAAAAAAAGATTCTATTTTATTCAAATATAGAATAAAATAGAATCTTTTTTAAATTATTTACACTTAAACAATTTCGGCGCTTAATCCGGCTTCCAAAAGTTGTGTGCATTGTGGTTTTAACTTGTCCATAGGTCCTGTTTTTACAGTGCATTTCCCATTGTAATGTACAATCAGGGAACATTGTTCTGCTTGCTCCGGCGTATGACTACAAACTCGCATTAAGGTGTCAATTACATGATCAAAAGTGTTTACATCGTCGTTGTAAACAATGATTTCGTTATTGAAACCTGTCGCTTCCTTTTCGCGAACTCTTTCTCTTACTTTTTCTTTAGTACTCATTTTTTTACGTTTTTGTACTGTTGTGAATTACTAATTTTTAGGCATATAGCGCACAGATTAATTAAAATTTAGAAAAATAATGAAATCTGTGAACTGTTTAATAAACAGATAATCAACTATCTAATTTACGTATTTTAATGAAACCCAGTTATTTCTTTGAAACTTTTTAACATAAGTTAAACCTTTTTCGGTGCAGGAAGCATCGATAAACGGAATGTCTTCTTCATAGAAACCGCTTAAAAGCAGTATTCCGTTTGGATTCAAACAGTCAACATAACTTTGCATATCGTTCAACAAGATATTTCGGTTGATGTTGGCAATGATTAAATCGTATTTTTTTCCGGCCAATAAAGCAGCATCGCCTTCATAAACGGAGATGTGTTTGCAATTATTGCGTTCGGCATTTTCGATCGAATTGAGGTAACACCAGTTGTCAATATCGATAGCGTCGATAGGCTGAGCACCTTTCATTTCGGCCAGAATGGCTAAAATAGCTGTTCCGCATCCCATATCAAGTGTTTTTAAACCTTCAACATTAATTTCGAGTAAATGCTGGATCATCATATGTGTGGTTTCATGATGTCCTGTTCCAAAACTCATTTTTGGTTCGATTACAATATCAAATTCAGCATCCGTTTTCTCGTGAAAAGGAGCACGAACATGGCATTTACCGTCTACATCAATGGCTTCAAAATTTTTCTCCCATTCCTCATTCCAGTTCACCTGATC harbors:
- a CDS encoding ATP-dependent Clp protease adaptor ClpS; this encodes MSTKEKVRERVREKEATGFNNEIIVYNDDVNTFDHVIDTLMRVCSHTPEQAEQCSLIVHYNGKCTVKTGPMDKLKPQCTQLLEAGLSAEIV
- a CDS encoding sterol desaturase family protein, with translation MEEYGKILIIATPVFLVLIIIEKLYGIYKKNDTAPLIDSVSSISSGITNSVKDVLGLSLTFISYEWMVSKIALYHLEANVLSYFIAFFVIDFYGYWSHRWAHQINLFWNKHAIHHSSEEFNLACALRQPIASLVNLFTFLLIPAALLGVPASVIAITLPLHLFLQFWYHTKHINKMGFLEYILVTPSHHRVHHAINPEYLDKNHSQIFIFWDKLFGTFQAELDDVPPVFGITRPAQTWNPIRINFQHLTLLIKDAWRAENWKDRLTIWFKPTGWRPENFEEKYPVTKIENVFAFNKYGTQNSKKLIYWSVTQMLVTLLFVTYLFDNIAKIGLPNIFIYGFFILITIYSYSELMDKSKYAVFWEALRFGIVIAIISYYGDWFGLNNVFPYFNYIILTYLTLSFLATIYFVNIDFKNYQNQPVNS
- the prmA gene encoding 50S ribosomal protein L11 methyltransferase; the encoded protein is MSNIYLGYHFTVEPKEPGSEILIAELGEKAFETFTETENGISAFVKKDLWDENILDDIYILQSEEFKIEYTIEEIDQVNWNEEWEKNFEAIDVDGKCHVRAPFHEKTDAEFDIVIEPKMSFGTGHHETTHMMIQHLLEINVEGLKTLDMGCGTAILAILAEMKGAQPIDAIDIDNWCYLNSIENAERNNCKHISVYEGDAALLAGKKYDLIIANINRNILLNDMQSYVDCLNPNGILLLSGFYEEDIPFIDASCTEKGLTYVKKFQRNNWVSLKYVN